The following are encoded together in the Halobaculum limi genome:
- a CDS encoding glycosyltransferase family 2 protein codes for MPEVSVVIPAYERGDMVGRAIDSALAQTVDDIEVVVVDDGSEDDTEAVVTAYDDERVRYLAHETNRGVSAARNTGLATATGEYVAFLDSDDEWLPNKLERQLSTLAERGEGWVGVYCDVATGGLSALDRLAAVVSDRVFRSGAPREGGRELAEALLSMQVFMGPGSTLLVERDVLNATGGFDEGLSLFEDWDLVLRVLAVGKLAYVDEALAVTHFTGNASASACVVNDRRFLERNADLVADLESRGVPVERIHRMGLVGHFLAEGQFEEGVKYLDAATLVRPKNLARVAFWSVLGVRALLRGDR; via the coding sequence ATGCCTGAGGTAAGTGTCGTCATCCCAGCGTACGAACGGGGTGATATGGTGGGTCGGGCCATCGACAGCGCACTCGCCCAGACGGTCGACGATATCGAGGTCGTCGTCGTCGATGACGGGAGTGAGGACGACACCGAGGCGGTGGTCACAGCCTATGACGATGAGCGAGTTCGGTATCTCGCCCACGAGACGAACCGCGGCGTGAGCGCCGCCCGAAACACAGGTCTCGCGACGGCGACGGGGGAGTATGTCGCATTCCTCGATTCTGATGACGAGTGGCTCCCGAACAAGCTCGAACGCCAGCTCTCGACGCTGGCCGAGCGCGGCGAGGGATGGGTCGGGGTCTACTGCGATGTGGCAACAGGGGGGCTCTCAGCGCTCGACCGGCTCGCGGCCGTCGTCTCCGATCGGGTTTTCCGCTCGGGAGCACCACGCGAGGGTGGCCGAGAGTTGGCGGAGGCACTGTTGTCTATGCAGGTGTTTATGGGACCGGGGTCGACACTGTTGGTCGAGCGCGACGTGTTGAACGCGACCGGTGGATTCGACGAAGGGCTGTCCCTGTTCGAGGACTGGGATCTTGTTCTACGAGTGCTCGCGGTCGGGAAGCTGGCGTACGTCGACGAGGCGCTGGCGGTCACCCACTTCACCGGCAACGCCTCGGCAAGCGCCTGCGTCGTGAATGACCGGCGCTTTCTGGAACGGAACGCCGACCTTGTCGCCGATCTTGAGTCGCGCGGCGTGCCAGTTGAGCGCATCCACCGGATGGGGCTTGTCGGCCACTTCCTTGCCGAGGGTCAGTTCGAGGAGGGCGTCAAGTATCTCGACGCGGCGACGCTCGTCCGACCCAAGAACCTCGCCCGGGTGGCCTTCTGGTCGGTGCTTGGCGTGCGAGCCCTCCTGAGGGGGGACCGATGA
- a CDS encoding glycosyltransferase codes for MTEEQGGGAPDPLVSIVVVTYNSARTVGETLSSLSKQTYPEDRYEVVVVDGGSSDDTEEIVTEYGAAFHLVDNGTIGVCRNHGIDAAEGEYIAFTDSDCAVPATWLRSLVDRIVDADDHIAGIGGPNRPFPDDPAFAKLVGSLQGTVFGSGGSPQSHTIDRVREVRSVACCNVIYDATILEEYRFADDINVGEDAEFHFRLSEDGYRFLFDPAIAVSHHLSADFAAFTRKSRSYGYSMARIQRRHRKLIRWYSPLPSAALFGGIGALIADLTSRRARYAPLLALTYLFVSAYATVQVYRDRRSPLAAFVPLLLAAQYSFYGIGFLEGLTAIDPVPQELP; via the coding sequence GTGACCGAAGAGCAAGGCGGCGGCGCTCCCGATCCGCTGGTGTCGATCGTCGTCGTCACCTACAACTCGGCGCGGACCGTCGGCGAGACGCTGTCGTCGCTGAGCAAGCAGACTTACCCCGAGGACCGGTACGAGGTCGTCGTTGTCGACGGCGGGAGTAGCGATGACACCGAAGAGATCGTGACCGAGTACGGCGCAGCGTTTCACCTCGTCGACAACGGGACAATCGGTGTATGTCGGAACCACGGCATCGATGCGGCCGAGGGGGAGTACATCGCGTTTACCGACTCTGACTGTGCGGTTCCCGCGACGTGGCTCCGTTCGCTCGTCGACCGGATCGTCGATGCTGATGACCATATCGCTGGAATCGGTGGTCCAAACCGCCCGTTCCCCGACGATCCGGCGTTCGCAAAGCTGGTCGGAAGTCTCCAAGGGACGGTGTTCGGTTCTGGCGGGTCACCACAGTCACACACTATCGACCGTGTCCGGGAGGTCAGGTCCGTAGCGTGTTGTAACGTTATCTACGACGCCACGATACTCGAGGAATACCGCTTCGCGGACGACATCAATGTCGGCGAGGACGCTGAGTTCCACTTCCGACTGAGCGAGGACGGCTACCGGTTCCTCTTCGATCCGGCAATTGCAGTTTCACATCACCTTTCGGCCGACTTCGCGGCGTTTACGAGGAAGTCCCGCTCGTATGGCTACTCGATGGCTCGCATCCAGCGTCGCCACAGGAAGCTGATCCGCTGGTACTCCCCACTCCCGTCAGCGGCGTTGTTTGGCGGCATAGGTGCGCTTATTGCGGATCTAACGAGCCGGAGAGCGCGCTACGCACCGCTGTTGGCGCTCACGTATCTCTTCGTCAGCGCATACGCGACGGTGCAGGTCTACCGCGACCGGCGGAGCCCGCTAGCCGCATTCGTACCGTTGCTGCTCGCCGCACAGTACAGCTTCTACGGGATCGGCTTCCTTGAGGGCCTGACCGCGATCGACCCGGTTCCACAGGAACTCCCGTGA
- a CDS encoding glycosyltransferase family 4 protein, whose amino-acid sequence MNVLSRRVAAFSLMSDDATSRSESQSTYRVLGCATEHPSHLFPVRTPFNQRSFDALNSTGVDLDVVSPTPFAPPIGPFSEYRHVPRTERWGSYEVHYPRFLYALPKRYFYHLSGNSAQKRITRYVERTFEIPHDVVQTCGFYLDGYGVLEYCRRHDVPLVALSHAGDLKNFDRFNDTVQSHIRETIDYASAILTVSDELAELARTFTNADKVTTLPIGEDPEKYPTDRREAIRAELGIDPDTKLLLYIGRFEKEKGVEELVDALDDLDRDDVSIVAVGHGGALRWWLLDELGKLPHPAHAYWELDPVAVRRLHVAADLLVLPSHFEARPTVIYEAMAAKTPVLASNVGGIPEMIVDGETGVLVPPYDPEALTEALDYLLDDPARLRTMGAAGLRRLLDNEWTWARHGQRMNEIHREVIDA is encoded by the coding sequence GTGAACGTACTCTCTCGTCGCGTCGCGGCGTTCTCCCTCATGTCAGACGATGCTACCTCCCGATCCGAGTCGCAGTCCACATACCGGGTTCTTGGGTGTGCGACCGAACACCCCAGTCACCTCTTCCCGGTGCGTACACCGTTCAACCAGCGCTCCTTCGATGCGCTCAACAGTACCGGTGTTGACCTGGACGTAGTCTCACCGACTCCGTTTGCTCCGCCAATCGGTCCGTTCTCGGAGTACCGACACGTGCCGAGGACGGAGCGGTGGGGTTCGTACGAGGTCCACTACCCTCGGTTCCTCTATGCCCTACCGAAACGCTATTTCTATCATCTCTCCGGAAACTCGGCGCAGAAACGCATCACTCGCTACGTCGAACGGACGTTCGAGATCCCGCACGACGTGGTCCAAACCTGTGGATTCTACTTGGACGGCTATGGGGTGCTCGAGTACTGTCGACGCCACGACGTACCGCTGGTCGCACTGTCACACGCAGGGGACCTGAAAAACTTTGATCGCTTCAATGACACCGTTCAGTCGCACATCCGTGAGACAATCGACTACGCTTCAGCAATCCTGACCGTGAGCGACGAACTGGCTGAGCTCGCTCGGACGTTCACGAACGCGGACAAGGTCACGACCCTTCCCATCGGCGAGGACCCGGAAAAGTACCCGACCGACCGACGGGAGGCTATCCGAGCGGAGTTGGGTATCGACCCAGATACGAAACTGCTGTTATACATCGGGCGCTTCGAGAAAGAGAAAGGGGTTGAGGAACTCGTTGATGCGCTCGATGACTTAGATCGCGACGATGTGAGTATTGTCGCTGTCGGCCACGGCGGCGCGTTACGCTGGTGGCTGCTCGACGAACTGGGGAAGTTGCCGCACCCTGCTCACGCGTACTGGGAGTTGGACCCTGTCGCTGTACGACGGCTCCACGTCGCGGCGGACCTGCTCGTTCTCCCAAGCCACTTCGAGGCACGCCCGACAGTCATCTACGAAGCGATGGCTGCCAAGACGCCCGTACTCGCGTCGAACGTTGGCGGCATCCCAGAGATGATCGTTGACGGTGAGACTGGTGTTTTGGTCCCTCCCTACGACCCCGAGGCGTTGACCGAAGCGCTGGACTACTTGCTCGACGACCCGGCGCGATTGCGAACGATGGGTGCGGCAGGACTGCGACGACTGCTCGACAACGAGTGGACGTGGGCCCGCCACGGCCAGCGTATGAACGAAATCCACCGAGAGGTCATCGATGCCTGA